In a genomic window of Asticcacaulis sp.:
- the rpsK gene encoding 30S ribosomal protein S11, which translates to MAKEPSRVKKRERKNITSGVAHVNASFNNTMITITDAQGNAVSWSSAGAMGFKGSRKSTPYAAQVAAEDAGKKAIEHGVKTLEVSVAGPGSGRESALRALQAVGFTITTIRDVTPIPHNGCRPPKRRRV; encoded by the coding sequence ATGGCTAAAGAACCTTCACGCGTTAAAAAGCGCGAACGCAAGAACATCACCTCGGGTGTGGCTCACGTCAACGCCTCGTTCAACAACACCATGATCACGATCACCGACGCGCAGGGCAATGCTGTGTCGTGGTCGTCGGCCGGTGCCATGGGCTTCAAGGGTTCGCGCAAGTCGACCCCTTACGCCGCCCAGGTCGCTGCCGAAGACGCTGGCAAGAAGGCCATCGAGCACGGTGTCAAGACGCTGGAAGTCAGCGTCGCTGGTCCGGGCTCCGGTCGTGAATCGGCTCTGCGCGCCCTGCAGGCCGTCGGTTTCACCATCACCACCATCCGTGATGTGACCCCGATCCCGCATAACGGCTGTCGTCCGCCGAAGCGTCGTCGCGTTTAA
- the rplQ gene encoding 50S ribosomal protein L17: MRHGSGYRKLGRTTSHRIAMFANMAASLIKHEQIVTTLPKAKELRPFVEKLVTLAKSGTLHDRRIAISRVRDVAQVGKLFDVIGKRYADRNGGYIRIMKAGFRHGDNAPMAIIEFVDRDEAAKGLDSGPVFEVASDEE; this comes from the coding sequence ATGCGTCACGGCTCCGGCTATCGCAAACTCGGTCGCACCACCTCGCACCGTATCGCCATGTTCGCCAACATGGCTGCCTCGCTCATCAAGCACGAGCAGATCGTCACCACCCTGCCGAAGGCCAAGGAACTGCGTCCCTTCGTGGAAAAGCTGGTCACACTCGCCAAGTCGGGCACCCTGCACGACCGTCGTATCGCCATTTCGCGCGTGCGTGACGTTGCCCAGGTTGGCAAGCTGTTCGACGTGATCGGCAAGCGCTATGCTGACCGTAACGGCGGCTATATCCGCATCATGAAGGCCGGTTTCCGCCACGGCGACAACGCGCCTATGGCCATCATCGAATTCGTTGATCGTGACGAAGCCGCCAAGGGCCTGGATTCCGGCCCGGTGTTTGAAGTCGCCAGCGACGAAGAATAG
- a CDS encoding ectonucleotide pyrophosphatase/phosphodiesterase: protein MWKSGLRILAAAAFLGLASCSHLETPPPATAVSQAEPQLILISIDGFRADYLKEGITPNLQALADGGASAAMRPSFPSLTFPNHYTLVTGLRPDHHGIVNNTMRDPQKPGVTFKLSNKEAVADEFWWDDAKPLWVTAQAQGIKVATLFWPGSEAVNHGVRPAYWLPYNEAMPDADRVKQVLDWIDLPAAERPGAITLYYSQVDHQGHEFGPGSPEVDATLREIDSSIGQLVDGLKARGLFGKVNIIIVADHGMAKHKPERFIRLADLLPPDSYDLVTGGQVAGLYAKPGHEAEVDQALIETKHDHMQCWHKAKIPARFHYGHHRRVPEITCLAAVGGFIVGPSKDNWMPKPGGGSHGYDPSAPEMQALFIANGPAIRPGVKLAPFDNVDVYSLETKLLGIRGERNDGNLRALKPALY from the coding sequence ATGTGGAAATCGGGTTTGCGTATATTGGCCGCTGCGGCCTTTCTAGGGTTGGCGTCATGCAGTCACCTGGAAACACCGCCGCCCGCTACCGCCGTCAGTCAGGCGGAGCCGCAGCTTATCCTGATTTCGATCGATGGCTTCCGTGCCGACTATCTGAAGGAGGGGATCACGCCCAATCTTCAGGCCCTGGCCGATGGTGGCGCTTCGGCGGCCATGCGGCCCTCTTTCCCCAGCCTGACTTTCCCCAATCACTACACACTGGTCACCGGGCTGCGCCCCGATCACCACGGTATTGTCAACAACACCATGCGCGATCCGCAAAAGCCCGGCGTCACCTTCAAGCTCTCGAACAAGGAGGCGGTGGCCGATGAATTCTGGTGGGACGACGCCAAGCCGCTGTGGGTGACCGCGCAGGCGCAAGGGATCAAGGTGGCCACCCTGTTCTGGCCGGGGTCGGAGGCTGTCAATCATGGTGTGCGCCCTGCCTACTGGCTGCCCTATAATGAAGCGATGCCGGACGCTGATCGCGTGAAGCAGGTGCTGGACTGGATCGACCTGCCGGCCGCCGAGCGACCGGGCGCCATCACGCTCTACTATTCACAGGTCGATCACCAGGGGCATGAGTTCGGCCCCGGCAGTCCGGAGGTCGATGCAACCCTGCGTGAGATCGATTCCTCGATAGGGCAACTGGTTGATGGTCTGAAAGCGCGGGGTCTTTTCGGTAAGGTCAACATTATTATTGTAGCCGATCACGGGATGGCGAAGCACAAACCGGAGCGATTTATCCGTCTGGCTGATCTGTTGCCCCCGGACAGCTATGATCTGGTGACCGGTGGCCAGGTGGCGGGATTGTACGCGAAACCGGGCCATGAGGCCGAGGTCGATCAGGCGCTGATCGAAACAAAGCACGACCATATGCAATGCTGGCACAAGGCGAAGATCCCGGCGCGCTTCCATTATGGTCATCATCGGCGGGTGCCGGAAATCACCTGCCTGGCGGCGGTCGGCGGCTTTATTGTCGGCCCCTCAAAGGATAACTGGATGCCGAAGCCGGGAGGGGGGAGTCACGGTTATGATCCGTCAGCGCCGGAAATGCAGGCTTTGTTTATTGCCAATGGCCCGGCCATCCGTCCGGGGGTGAAACTTGCGCCTTTCGATAATGTCGATGTCTATTCGCTGGAAACGAAGCTGCTGGGTATCAGGGGCGAGCGGAACGACGGCAATCTGCGCGCACTGAAGCCGGCCTTATACTGA
- a CDS encoding TCR/Tet family MFS transporter, translating to MPETPPAKKAAAAFILVTVFLDMLSIGVIIPVLPNLIKSFLGGSVSEAGLWTGIFGAAWGLAQFLFTPIQGGLSDAIGRRPVVLASNFGTGVDFLFMALAPGLWWLLIGRIISGMTSASISTAYAYMSDVTAPEKRAGVYGLMGAAFGVGFVVGPSLGGVLGGGLHWGIIQFNGDHHYPFYFAAFLSLCNFLYGLFVLPESLPPEKRKPFSFHTANPLGAIRFLARSAQVMRLSLMYFLLMFGQSVFPTTMVLYAGYRFGWGPTEVGLMLAVVGILSAIVQGGLTGVITKRIGERKAMYIGIVASLIAYTAYGLAPNWQIFVGFIIIGCFGGLAMPNIQSLMSSKVDPKEQGTLQGSNMSLTTMGNIVAPLIFGYVLSTVTRPGVAVIYSGAAFLVAAVCTLLCLWLATGVRQSLAVEKAYGGEPQIDG from the coding sequence ATGCCGGAAACGCCCCCCGCCAAAAAAGCCGCCGCTGCCTTTATCCTGGTGACGGTCTTCCTCGACATGCTGTCGATCGGCGTGATCATTCCGGTCCTGCCCAACCTGATCAAGAGCTTCCTCGGCGGCTCGGTATCGGAAGCGGGTCTGTGGACCGGCATTTTCGGCGCGGCCTGGGGCCTGGCGCAGTTCTTGTTCACCCCCATACAGGGCGGCCTGTCCGACGCCATCGGTCGGCGACCGGTCGTGCTGGCGTCGAATTTCGGCACGGGTGTCGATTTCCTGTTCATGGCTTTGGCGCCGGGCTTGTGGTGGCTGCTGATCGGCCGCATTATCTCCGGCATGACCTCGGCCAGCATCTCTACGGCCTATGCCTATATGAGCGATGTCACGGCGCCGGAAAAGCGCGCCGGCGTCTATGGCCTGATGGGCGCGGCCTTCGGCGTCGGGTTCGTGGTCGGGCCAAGCCTGGGCGGTGTGCTGGGCGGCGGTTTGCACTGGGGAATAATCCAGTTCAATGGCGATCACCATTATCCTTTCTATTTTGCCGCCTTCCTTAGCCTGTGCAATTTCCTCTATGGCCTGTTCGTGCTGCCGGAATCCCTGCCGCCGGAGAAGCGCAAGCCCTTCAGCTTCCATACGGCCAATCCGCTCGGCGCGATCAGGTTCCTGGCGCGTTCGGCGCAGGTCATGCGCCTGTCGCTGATGTACTTCCTGCTGATGTTCGGCCAGAGCGTCTTCCCGACGACCATGGTGCTCTATGCCGGTTATCGCTTCGGCTGGGGACCGACCGAGGTCGGGCTGATGCTGGCCGTGGTCGGCATCCTGTCGGCTATCGTGCAGGGCGGCTTGACCGGCGTGATCACCAAGCGGATTGGCGAACGCAAGGCCATGTACATTGGCATCGTGGCGTCGTTAATTGCCTATACCGCCTATGGGCTGGCGCCGAACTGGCAGATCTTTGTTGGCTTTATCATCATCGGCTGTTTCGGCGGACTGGCCATGCCCAATATCCAGTCGCTGATGAGCAGCAAGGTCGATCCGAAGGAGCAGGGCACATTGCAGGGCTCGAACATGAGCCTGACCACCATGGGCAATATCGTGGCGCCGCTGATCTTCGGCTATGTTCTGTCCACGGTAACCCGGCCCGGTGTCGCGGTTATCTATAGCGGCGCGGCCTTCCTGGTGGCGGCGGTCTGTACCCTGCTGTGCCTGTGGCTGGCCACCGGCGTCAGGCAGTCCCTGGCCGTGGAAAAAGCTTATGGCGGCGAACCTCAGATTGACGGCTAA
- a CDS encoding Do family serine endopeptidase, whose protein sequence is MKLHEPFALATVIMLAACSPGHSQDGQKYSGSFNEALTQPSKVPDSAIGMKASFAPVVRTVAPAVVNVYARGVVRQQVDPFWQMFGAVPRQQVQQSLGSGVIVRKDGIVVTNNHVVAGGQQFMVVLNDRREYPAKLLLADERTDLAVLQIDSKESFPTLEMDDDRNLEVGDLVLAIGNPFGIGQTVTNGIISALNRTEVGPGGGSYIQTDAAINPGNSGGALVDMNGRLIGINSMIVSGSGSSAGVGFAIPSALVRRVVESAAGGATHLQRPWLGAKGDTVTSDIAKSLGMDRPEGVLVSDIYAGGPADQAGLKTGDVILSIDGQPVNDASSMRYRIDLLTVGQMTEVQGLRNGKPFTIKVKAQPPSATPARDERVIAGNNPFAGAKVVNLSPAVAEEVGADPFDAPKGVMVYSIDSSRSYAAGIGLRPGDIIKSVNGKVINTTADLDAATKAGARRWQISIMRNGQMITATFS, encoded by the coding sequence ATGAAACTGCACGAACCGTTTGCCCTCGCCACCGTCATCATGCTGGCGGCTTGCTCGCCGGGCCATAGCCAGGACGGGCAAAAGTATTCCGGCAGTTTTAATGAGGCCCTGACCCAGCCGTCTAAGGTGCCGGACAGCGCCATTGGCATGAAGGCGTCGTTTGCACCCGTGGTCCGCACCGTGGCGCCGGCTGTGGTCAATGTCTATGCCCGCGGCGTAGTGCGCCAGCAGGTCGATCCGTTCTGGCAGATGTTCGGTGCCGTGCCGCGCCAGCAGGTGCAGCAGTCGCTTGGCTCCGGCGTCATCGTGCGCAAGGACGGTATCGTCGTCACCAATAACCACGTCGTCGCCGGCGGCCAGCAGTTCATGGTGGTGCTGAATGATCGCCGCGAATATCCTGCCAAGCTGTTGCTGGCCGACGAACGCACCGATCTGGCCGTGTTGCAGATTGATTCCAAGGAAAGCTTCCCGACGCTCGAAATGGACGATGACCGCAATCTGGAGGTCGGCGACCTGGTTCTGGCCATCGGCAATCCGTTCGGTATCGGCCAGACCGTGACCAATGGCATTATTTCGGCGCTGAACCGTACCGAGGTCGGTCCCGGCGGCGGCTCATACATCCAGACCGACGCCGCCATCAATCCGGGCAATTCCGGCGGCGCCCTGGTGGATATGAATGGCCGCCTGATCGGCATCAATTCGATGATTGTGTCCGGTTCCGGTTCCTCGGCCGGTGTCGGTTTTGCCATTCCGTCAGCCCTGGTGCGCCGCGTGGTCGAAAGCGCGGCCGGTGGCGCCACGCATCTCCAGCGCCCGTGGCTCGGTGCCAAGGGCGATACCGTTACCAGTGATATCGCCAAATCGCTCGGCATGGACCGTCCCGAAGGCGTCCTGGTGTCTGATATCTATGCCGGCGGACCGGCCGATCAGGCGGGCCTGAAAACCGGTGATGTCATCCTCAGCATCGACGGACAGCCGGTCAATGACGCTTCTTCCATGCGCTACCGTATTGATCTTTTGACCGTTGGCCAGATGACCGAGGTGCAGGGGCTGCGCAATGGCAAGCCCTTTACGATCAAGGTGAAAGCGCAGCCGCCTTCGGCGACGCCGGCACGCGATGAACGCGTCATTGCCGGCAATAATCCCTTCGCCGGCGCCAAGGTCGTCAATCTCTCTCCCGCCGTGGCCGAGGAGGTGGGCGCTGATCCCTTCGATGCGCCCAAGGGGGTGATGGTCTATTCCATCGATTCCTCGCGCAGCTATGCGGCGGGAATCGGCCTGCGTCCGGGCGATATCATCAAATCGGTCAATGGCAAAGTGATCAATACCACCGCTGATCTTGATGCCGCCACCAAGGCCGGCGCGCGCCGCTGGCAGATCAGCATCATGCGCAACGGCCAGATGATTACGGCGACGTTTAGTTAA
- a CDS encoding peptidase M61, whose amino-acid sequence MLKVSGLALATALMAGGAMAQEQALPMPAPDTPALPAPQDVDYPGTIKLHVDATDLDRHIITVHEVIPVSGAGPLVLLQPKWLPGTHSAGDSDITKLAGLHITAGGKELKWHRDDVATNGFRVEVPAGVTEVVADFQFLSPVQERDGLIVHTRNMMDMQWENESLYPAGFFTRRIPVEVALTLPQGWNYGSALEEARREGDVVTFKPISYDNLIDSPLLAGRYFKRYDLDPGSKVPVFLDIAADDPADLEVPEQALTIQKNVVQEAYKLFGGQHYDHYDILLAITSEMGGIGLEHHRSSENAVEPGYLRNVVGKGFGRFIPPHEYTHSWDGKFRRPAGQFTPTFQEPMRDELLWVYEGGTTYWGELLESRAGLYNFDQRLQMMAVTMASYDLLPAREWRDLQDTTYDPIISNREPKSWPSWQRSEDYYAEGGLIWLDADTLIREKTGGRKSLDDFAKAFFNVHNGSYLPAPYTFDDVVAGLNSVYPYDWATFLKTRLERTGKGAPLDGLTRGGYKLVYDDTPSDYIKSNESKRGANFGYSLGLTIGKDGSIRDVLWDGLGFKSGLTAGMKVIAVNDRAYDSDRLKDLVIAAHKPGNTDKINLLVQDGQYFKTITFDYHEGLRYPHQERIAGTTDWLKPIYGAEDKPAKKGK is encoded by the coding sequence ATGTTGAAGGTATCTGGTTTGGCCCTGGCCACTGCCTTGATGGCGGGCGGCGCGATGGCGCAGGAGCAAGCCTTGCCAATGCCGGCGCCGGATACGCCTGCCTTGCCTGCGCCGCAGGATGTCGATTATCCCGGCACGATCAAGCTGCATGTCGATGCCACCGATCTCGATCGCCATATCATCACTGTCCATGAGGTTATCCCGGTTTCCGGTGCCGGACCGCTGGTCTTGCTGCAACCGAAATGGCTGCCGGGCACCCATTCCGCCGGCGACAGCGACATCACCAAGCTGGCCGGTCTGCATATCACGGCGGGCGGAAAAGAGCTGAAGTGGCACCGCGATGATGTGGCGACCAATGGCTTCCGTGTCGAGGTGCCAGCGGGCGTCACCGAAGTGGTGGCGGATTTCCAGTTCCTCTCACCCGTGCAAGAGCGCGACGGCCTGATCGTCCACACACGCAATATGATGGACATGCAGTGGGAGAACGAGAGCCTTTATCCCGCAGGCTTCTTCACCCGCCGCATTCCAGTCGAGGTGGCGCTTACCCTGCCTCAGGGCTGGAACTACGGCTCGGCCCTGGAAGAGGCCAGGCGTGAGGGCGATGTCGTCACCTTCAAACCGATCTCCTATGACAATCTGATCGACTCGCCGTTGCTGGCCGGGCGTTATTTCAAGCGCTATGACCTCGATCCGGGTTCTAAAGTACCGGTCTTCCTCGATATCGCTGCCGATGATCCGGCTGATCTGGAGGTGCCGGAACAGGCCCTGACCATCCAGAAGAATGTGGTGCAGGAAGCCTACAAGCTCTTCGGCGGCCAGCACTATGATCACTACGATATCCTGCTGGCCATTACCTCAGAGATGGGTGGAATCGGCCTGGAGCATCATCGCTCGTCGGAAAACGCCGTCGAGCCGGGCTATCTGCGTAATGTGGTCGGCAAGGGCTTTGGCCGCTTCATTCCGCCGCACGAATATACCCATAGCTGGGACGGCAAGTTCCGCCGTCCGGCCGGGCAGTTCACGCCGACCTTTCAGGAGCCGATGCGCGATGAACTGCTCTGGGTCTATGAAGGCGGCACGACCTACTGGGGCGAACTGCTGGAAAGCCGCGCCGGCCTCTACAATTTCGACCAGCGTTTGCAGATGATGGCGGTGACCATGGCGAGCTACGATCTGCTGCCGGCGCGGGAATGGCGCGATTTGCAGGACACCACCTATGATCCGATCATCTCCAACCGCGAGCCGAAGTCCTGGCCTTCCTGGCAGCGCTCCGAGGACTATTATGCCGAGGGCGGGCTGATCTGGCTCGATGCCGATACCCTGATCCGCGAGAAGACCGGGGGCAGGAAGTCGCTCGACGATTTTGCCAAAGCCTTCTTCAATGTCCATAACGGTTCGTACCTGCCGGCGCCCTATACATTCGATGATGTAGTGGCGGGCCTGAATTCTGTTTATCCTTACGATTGGGCGACCTTCCTGAAAACGCGTCTGGAGCGCACAGGTAAAGGGGCGCCGCTCGATGGTCTGACCCGTGGCGGTTACAAGCTGGTCTACGACGATACGCCGTCCGATTACATCAAGAGCAATGAGAGCAAGCGTGGCGCCAATTTCGGCTACAGCCTGGGCCTGACCATCGGCAAGGATGGCAGTATCCGCGATGTGTTGTGGGACGGCCTGGGTTTCAAAAGCGGTCTGACGGCGGGCATGAAAGTCATCGCCGTCAATGATCGTGCTTATGACAGTGATCGCCTGAAGGATCTGGTGATCGCCGCGCACAAGCCAGGCAATACCGACAAGATCAATCTGCTGGTGCAGGATGGGCAGTATTTCAAAACCATCACCTTCGATTACCACGAGGGCCTGCGCTATCCGCATCAGGAGCGCATAGCGGGTACGACCGACTGGCTGAAACCCATCTACGGGGCTGAGGATAAGCCGGCGAAAAAGGGGAAATAA
- a CDS encoding replication-associated recombination protein A, with amino-acid sequence MSKAPIADLFGAPEPLLKSALPQVDEAAKPLADRLRPKTLAEVVGQDHVLGSGGAIARVIERGFLPSLILWGPPGVGKTTIARLLAEAAGYEFQQISAVFSGVADLKKAFEQAQFRHSQGARTVLFVDEIHRFNRAQQDSFLPYVEAGVVTLIGATTENPSFELNGALLSRCQVFVLKRLDDAALDQLMVRAEEHLGHCLPLTPEARDTLKLLSDGDGRYILSLIESLDHMGFDAPIDSEGLLAHLQKRRPNHDKDREGHYNLISALHKSVRGSDPDAALYWLARMLNGGDDPLFIARRMIRMASEDIGNADPMSLLMCHAARDTYEVLGSPEGELALAQAVVHMASAPKSNSVYTAFKSAVKLAKETGHLDPPAVILNAPTKLMKDIGYGAGYIYDPDDPDGFSGQNYFPDGMKRPKFYDPKGDGHEGKTKQRLEYLSELRHQKQKR; translated from the coding sequence ATGTCGAAAGCGCCTATTGCCGATCTGTTCGGCGCCCCCGAACCGTTGCTGAAAAGCGCCCTTCCGCAGGTCGATGAGGCCGCAAAGCCGTTGGCCGATCGTCTGCGCCCCAAAACCCTTGCCGAGGTGGTGGGACAGGATCATGTGCTGGGTAGCGGCGGGGCTATCGCACGCGTGATCGAGCGCGGTTTCCTGCCGAGCCTGATCCTGTGGGGACCGCCGGGCGTCGGCAAGACGACCATTGCGCGCCTGCTGGCCGAGGCCGCAGGCTATGAATTTCAGCAGATATCCGCTGTCTTTTCAGGCGTGGCCGATCTGAAGAAGGCGTTCGAGCAGGCGCAGTTCCGCCATAGCCAAGGCGCGCGCACGGTTCTGTTTGTCGATGAAATCCATCGTTTCAACCGTGCCCAGCAGGACAGCTTCCTGCCATATGTCGAGGCCGGTGTCGTCACCCTGATCGGCGCCACCACCGAAAACCCGTCGTTTGAACTGAATGGCGCGCTTCTGTCGCGCTGCCAGGTGTTTGTATTGAAACGGCTGGATGACGCGGCGCTCGATCAGCTTATGGTTCGCGCCGAAGAACACCTGGGGCACTGCCTGCCGCTGACACCGGAAGCCCGTGATACGCTGAAACTGCTGAGCGATGGCGACGGGCGTTATATCCTGAGCCTGATCGAGTCGCTCGACCATATGGGCTTCGATGCACCGATCGATAGCGAAGGCTTGCTGGCGCATCTGCAAAAGCGCCGGCCGAACCATGACAAGGACCGGGAAGGGCACTACAACCTCATTTCCGCCCTGCATAAGTCGGTACGCGGGTCCGACCCTGACGCTGCGCTCTACTGGCTGGCGCGGATGCTCAATGGTGGCGACGATCCTCTGTTTATCGCCCGCCGCATGATCCGCATGGCGTCGGAAGATATCGGCAATGCCGACCCGATGTCCTTGCTGATGTGCCATGCGGCCCGCGATACCTATGAAGTGCTGGGCTCGCCGGAAGGCGAACTGGCCCTGGCGCAGGCCGTGGTCCATATGGCGTCGGCGCCCAAATCCAACAGCGTTTATACCGCCTTCAAATCGGCGGTGAAGCTGGCCAAGGAAACCGGCCATCTTGATCCGCCGGCGGTCATTCTCAATGCGCCGACCAAGCTGATGAAGGATATCGGCTATGGCGCCGGTTATATCTACGATCCGGACGATCCCGATGGCTTCTCCGGCCAGAACTATTTCCCGGATGGCATGAAGCGCCCGAAATTCTACGATCCCAAGGGCGATGGCCACGAAGGCAAGACAAAACAACGGCTTGAGTATCTCAGCGAATTGAGGCACCAAAAGCAGAAGCGGTAA
- a CDS encoding DUF805 domain-containing protein translates to MGSFSIWHILILFIVLAFIPGIVLAVLLFVIRPSGANRFGAPAPARNFGEAITVCLSKFVDFNGRGSRSEFWWFYLASFLCSLLVSIFARPIIGGMAHIVPLLLLLPGLAAGARRLHDTNRSALWLLLNLTGIGGLALLIVFALPPEGDERVKAFE, encoded by the coding sequence ATGGGTTCGTTTTCAATCTGGCACATTCTGATTCTTTTTATTGTTCTGGCCTTTATTCCAGGCATTGTGCTGGCTGTACTGTTATTTGTGATAAGACCGAGCGGTGCCAATCGTTTCGGCGCGCCGGCGCCGGCCAGAAATTTCGGGGAAGCCATTACGGTTTGCCTGAGCAAATTCGTCGATTTCAATGGACGGGGCAGCCGCTCTGAATTCTGGTGGTTCTATCTCGCTAGTTTTTTGTGCAGTCTGCTTGTTTCGATATTCGCGCGCCCAATTATCGGTGGCATGGCTCATATTGTTCCGCTTTTACTCCTGTTGCCGGGTCTGGCCGCTGGCGCGCGCCGCCTGCACGATACGAACCGCAGCGCATTGTGGCTCCTGCTTAATCTGACGGGTATTGGCGGATTGGCCTTGTTGATCGTGTTCGCTCTGCCTCCAGAGGGTGACGAGCGGGTTAAGGCATTCGAATAG
- a CDS encoding RluA family pseudouridine synthase, whose translation MSKHSPHHQKALESGRIRPPQKSKSDNPRKAPRLIPEADQAWVKSIIVYEDADIMGFNKPSGLSSQGGRGGGNNLDDMMWTFVKPSGRRPMLIHRLDRDTSGILLVAKTQPATSYLGKAMIRRAFAKTYLAVVGNPHNLPDAGVMNFPLRREEIGREAYSRVCAADHPDAQSAETAFTVLARTDEAALVRCEPHTGRMHQIRVHLAEMGSPIAGDIRYGGALSLGGVAVPRLMLHALRLTFPHPDGRGAFTLEAPLPDDIVALCREIDLALPEGA comes from the coding sequence ATGTCCAAGCATTCCCCTCATCATCAAAAAGCGCTTGAAAGTGGTCGCATCCGTCCGCCACAGAAGAGCAAGAGCGATAATCCACGCAAGGCGCCACGCCTGATTCCGGAAGCCGATCAGGCGTGGGTGAAGTCGATAATCGTCTATGAGGACGCCGACATCATGGGCTTCAACAAGCCTTCCGGTCTGTCCTCGCAGGGCGGACGTGGCGGCGGTAATAATCTCGACGACATGATGTGGACCTTCGTCAAGCCAAGCGGCCGGCGACCCATGCTGATCCATCGCCTGGACCGCGACACCTCCGGTATATTGCTGGTGGCCAAGACCCAGCCGGCGACCTCATACCTCGGCAAGGCGATGATCCGCCGCGCCTTCGCCAAGACCTATCTGGCAGTGGTCGGCAATCCGCATAATCTGCCGGACGCGGGTGTCATGAACTTCCCGTTGCGGCGCGAGGAAATCGGCCGCGAAGCCTATAGCCGTGTCTGCGCCGCGGATCATCCGGACGCGCAGAGCGCCGAGACGGCCTTTACCGTGCTGGCGCGCACCGACGAAGCCGCCCTGGTGCGCTGCGAGCCGCATACCGGCCGGATGCACCAGATCCGCGTTCATCTGGCGGAAATGGGATCGCCGATCGCCGGAGATATCCGCTATGGCGGCGCGCTCTCGCTGGGTGGTGTGGCCGTGCCGCGCCTGATGCTGCACGCTTTGCGCCTGACCTTTCCGCATCCCGACGGGCGTGGCGCGTTCACGCTGGAAGCGCCCCTGCCGGATGATATAGTCGCTTTGTGCCGCGAAATAGACCTGGCGTTACCGGAAGGCGCCTGA
- a CDS encoding DUF805 domain-containing protein, which translates to MNPKIDWSELFFSSTGRAGQMPSIIAAAVLLLFLAVYESVVTGALSFLNWIVYPILFYCGACVVSKRLHDRGRSGWWSAVILLAVVMVWPRPQGFFDFIAVVVLVWAVIDLCIMPGERGDNRYGRTLFRLSSGES; encoded by the coding sequence ATGAATCCGAAAATCGACTGGAGCGAACTGTTTTTCTCTTCCACTGGCCGGGCCGGGCAGATGCCTTCGATCATCGCGGCGGCTGTGCTGCTGTTGTTTCTCGCCGTCTATGAGTCGGTGGTGACGGGCGCCCTGTCGTTCCTCAACTGGATCGTCTATCCGATTCTGTTCTATTGCGGCGCCTGCGTGGTCTCGAAGCGTCTGCATGATCGTGGCCGTTCCGGCTGGTGGTCGGCGGTCATCCTGCTGGCGGTGGTGATGGTCTGGCCGCGGCCGCAGGGCTTTTTCGATTTCATCGCCGTGGTGGTTCTGGTCTGGGCGGTAATCGACCTGTGCATCATGCCCGGTGAGCGCGGAGATAACCGTTATGGCCGGACCTTATTCAGGCTTTCATCGGGCGAAAGCTGA
- the lipB gene encoding lipoyl(octanoyl) transferase LipB has product MLSETLNPEEIDPPFAKKTGLPPEWIVAPSPVPYPEALAFMEARVASIAAGEAREMVWLVEHPPLYTAGVSAKKEDLIAPDRFEVFDAGRGGQYTYHGPGQRVVYVMLDLNQRRKDVRAFVEALEQWIIATLWRFNVEGHIRDGRVGVWVERKDKGYEPLTEDKIAAIGIKLRRWVSFHGISLNVEPDLSHFDGIVPCGITEHGVTSLLDLGLPVTMDEVDYALKSSFEAIFGPVEA; this is encoded by the coding sequence ATGCTTTCCGAGACGTTAAATCCCGAAGAAATCGATCCGCCGTTTGCCAAAAAAACGGGCCTGCCGCCTGAATGGATCGTGGCGCCCTCTCCCGTGCCCTATCCGGAGGCGCTGGCTTTCATGGAAGCGCGCGTGGCGTCCATTGCCGCTGGTGAGGCGCGCGAAATGGTCTGGCTTGTCGAACACCCTCCGCTTTATACCGCCGGGGTTTCCGCAAAAAAGGAGGACCTGATTGCGCCGGACCGGTTCGAGGTCTTTGATGCCGGGCGCGGCGGACAATACACCTATCATGGCCCCGGCCAGCGCGTCGTTTACGTCATGCTGGATTTGAACCAGCGCCGCAAGGATGTGCGCGCCTTTGTCGAAGCACTGGAGCAGTGGATAATCGCTACCCTGTGGCGTTTCAATGTCGAGGGCCATATCCGCGACGGCCGCGTCGGTGTCTGGGTAGAGCGCAAGGATAAGGGCTATGAGCCACTGACCGAGGATAAAATCGCCGCCATCGGCATTAAGCTGCGCCGCTGGGTTAGCTTCCATGGCATCAGCCTGAATGTCGAACCCGACCTCTCGCATTTCGACGGCATCGTGCCATGCGGCATCACAGAGCATGGCGTCACCAGCCTGCTTGATCTCGGCCTGCCAGTGACGATGGACGAGGTGGATTACGCGCTGAAATCGAGCTTCGAGGCGATCTTTGGGCCGGTGGAAGCATAG